The following coding sequences lie in one Rutidosis leptorrhynchoides isolate AG116_Rl617_1_P2 chromosome 6, CSIRO_AGI_Rlap_v1, whole genome shotgun sequence genomic window:
- the LOC139853395 gene encoding uncharacterized protein, with product MKILSLNIRGLGKKDDNKLKWFYKLCFKEKPNIIAIQETKCKKIPEFWLDKIWGNEDSKYAVKNSVGFSGWILTIWDANLLCANHVVERESFIVVKGIWKDVGTKLIIVNVYGLHKDDAKKKMWDDLRDVMKYDNAMWVILGDLNEVRSAAERKNTIYLDHRAKSFNSFIKDCNLIDVPLVERNYTRISANGVKFSKLDRFLITENFIHQWPNIHAMVLDKKHTDHCPIILKENDLYFGPKPTKVFDE from the coding sequence ATGAAGATACTTTCACTTAATATTAGAGGCTTAGGGAAAAAAGATGATAACAAACTGAAATGGTTTTACAAACTTTGTTTTAAGGAAAAACCAAACATTATTGCCATCCAAGAAACTAAATGTAAAAAGATCCCTGAGTTTTGGTTGGACAAGATCTGGGGTAATGAGGATTCTAAATATGCTGTTAAAAACTCTGTAGGGTTTTCGGGCTGGATCCTTACAATTTGGGACGCTAACCTTTTATGTGCTAACCATGTTGTGGAGCGTGAATCCTTTATTGTGGTAAAAGGAATTTGGAAAGATGTAGGTACGAAGCTTATAATTGTGAACGTCTATGGACTTCATAAGGACGATGCAAAGAAGAAGATGTGGGATGACCTCCGAGATGTGATGAAGTATGACAATGCCATGTGGGTTATTTTAGGTGATTTAAATGAGGTGAGGTCTGCAGCCGAACGAAAAAACACAATTTATCTGGATCATCGGGCCAAAAGTTTCAACAGCTTTATCAAAGATTGCAATCTTATCGATGTCCCTCTCGTTGAAAGGAATTACACTAGAATTAGTGCAAATGGAGTAAAGTTCAGCAAACTAGACAGATTTCTCATCACAGAAAACTTCATCCATCAATGGCCAAATATCCATGCCATGGTCCTCGATAAAAAACATACCGATCACTGCCCAATAATTTTGAAAGAAAATGACTTATACTTTGGTCCTAAACCAACGAAAGTCTTTGATGAATGA